Proteins encoded by one window of Oligoflexus sp.:
- a CDS encoding tetratricopeptide repeat protein produces MSDKKSLAEEYGIKIGKQLEHEDPIMLIEDQQDLRLIVAHHLGKLGFSTIKQFANGHEALHFMKDNPDLVFPVTICDKEMPVLGGYDFLTEIKENPAFSRGSFTIELVNPDKEDIMLATENGVDEILVKPFTLKDLVPKVRNAYKKFYNPNNPEQVYELAKAELRAGNLDKSENIFIRLAQSAKGAARPVVGLARIASEKKDTEKALKLLAEAEKRNKFYVLAYVERGRIFTKENKIEEAIDQFKHAIELSPLNPLRYEEAAELLFKKQRYQEAATLLTMALDKNLSFPSLHNYLSQAFYSLKDYKKAIRHIKSALSVEPENITFLNQLGICYKESDQFDEAQKTYNAVIKLDPTNKAALYNKSVMLSAKGQHDEAIKLMKRCIEKHPDFEAAKRKLQEIEARSQDKAAS; encoded by the coding sequence ATGAGCGATAAGAAGAGTCTGGCCGAAGAATACGGTATCAAGATAGGCAAGCAGCTTGAGCATGAAGATCCTATCATGCTGATCGAAGATCAGCAGGATCTCCGCCTGATCGTGGCTCATCATCTGGGCAAGCTGGGTTTTTCGACCATTAAACAATTCGCCAATGGCCATGAAGCGCTGCACTTCATGAAAGACAACCCCGATCTCGTTTTCCCCGTCACCATCTGTGACAAGGAGATGCCGGTCCTCGGAGGTTATGACTTCCTTACCGAGATCAAGGAAAACCCCGCCTTCTCCCGCGGATCATTCACCATAGAGCTGGTCAATCCGGACAAGGAAGATATCATGCTCGCCACGGAAAACGGCGTGGATGAGATCCTGGTCAAGCCCTTTACGCTCAAAGATCTGGTGCCCAAAGTACGCAATGCCTACAAGAAATTCTATAACCCGAACAATCCCGAGCAGGTGTATGAGCTGGCCAAGGCTGAGCTGCGGGCGGGAAACCTTGATAAGTCAGAGAATATCTTCATTCGCCTCGCGCAATCGGCCAAAGGTGCTGCAAGGCCCGTCGTGGGCCTGGCCCGTATCGCGTCGGAGAAGAAGGATACCGAGAAAGCCCTGAAGCTTCTGGCGGAAGCGGAGAAGCGGAATAAGTTCTACGTTCTGGCTTATGTCGAACGAGGACGGATTTTTACCAAGGAAAATAAAATTGAAGAGGCCATCGACCAATTCAAGCATGCGATTGAGCTGTCTCCGCTCAATCCCTTGCGCTATGAAGAAGCGGCGGAACTCCTGTTCAAGAAGCAGCGCTATCAGGAAGCCGCGACGCTACTGACCATGGCCTTGGATAAAAACCTGTCGTTCCCGAGTCTGCATAACTATCTGAGCCAGGCCTTCTATTCGCTGAAAGACTATAAAAAGGCCATTCGCCACATCAAGTCCGCCCTTTCGGTGGAACCGGAAAATATAACCTTCCTTAATCAACTGGGAATTTGTTATAAGGAATCCGATCAATTTGATGAGGCCCAGAAAACCTATAACGCAGTCATCAAGCTCGACCCGACGAACAAAGCGGCACTCTACAACAAGAGTGTGATGCTCTCGGCCAAGGGTCAGCATGATGAAGCGATCAAGTTGATGAAGCGTTGCATTGAAAAACATCCGGACTTTGAAGCTGCCAAACGCAAATTGCAGGAAATCGAAGCCCGTTCCCAGGATAAGGCTGCCAGCTAA